In Tribolium castaneum strain GA2 chromosome 4, icTriCast1.1, whole genome shotgun sequence, one DNA window encodes the following:
- the LOC663325 gene encoding probable phosphoserine aminotransferase, with amino-acid sequence MGSSHSALNFGAGPAKLPREVLAEVQTELLSYQDSGMSLMEMSHRGKEYTKINNDAQKAIRELLNVPDNYKVLFMQGGGTGAFAAVALNLMNRTGVADYAVTGTWSSKAAKEAAKYGKVNLVFPKADKPGSIPPESSWTLNPDASYVYYCDNETVDGVEFPFIPTSPHGVPIVSDMSSSIMTKKIDISKFGCIVAGAQKNIGPAGVTVVIIREDLLGNPMKICPTVFDFTVISQQNSVHNTPATFSVYVMEKVLQWIKKNGGLQAMENQSQDKSKLLYEEMENSNNFYSCPIDENCRSRINVPFRVGGPQGNEELEAKFLEEAEKLKMFQLKGHRLVGGIRASLYNAVTRDEVALLVKFMKEFRAQFS; translated from the exons ATGGGAAGCAGTCATTCAGCCTTAAATTTCGGAGCCGGCCCTGCCAAACTCCCTCGAGag GTGTTAGCCGAGGTCCAAACCGAGCTCCTCTCGTACCAAGACAGTGGGATGAGTCTCATGGAAATGAGCCATCGTGGCAAAGAGTACACGAAAATCAACAACGATGCACAAAAGGCCATTCGAGAATTATT gAATGTTCCAGACAACTATAAGGTGCTCTTCATGCAAGGGGGCGGGACCGGGGCCTTCGCCGCCGTGGCCTTGAATCTGATGAACCGCACCGGCGTTGCCGACTATGCCGTGACGGGCACCTGGTCCTCGAAGGCCGCCAAAGAGGCCGCAAAATACGGCAAAGTGAATCTGGTGTTTCCGAAAGCCGACAAGCCTGGAAGCATTCCGCCCGAATCGAGCTGGACGTTGAACCCTGACGCTTCTTATGTCTACTACTGTGATAATGAGACAGTTGATG GAGTCGAGTTTCCCTTCATCCCGACCTCGCCTCACGGCGTGCCGATCGTCAGCGACATGTCCTCCAGTATTATGACGAAGAAAATCGACATTTCCAAGTTCGGGTGCATCGTCGCGGGGGCGCAGAAGAACATTGGGCCGGCGGGAGTCACCGTTGTGATCATCCGTGAAGACCTTCTGGGAAACCCCATGAAAATCTGCCCTACAGTATTCGATTTCACAGTCATCAGCCAGCAGAATTCCGTGCATAACACGCCTGCTACCTTCTC AGTTTACGTAATGGAGAAAGTCCTGCAGTGGATCAAGAAAAATGGTGGCCTTCAAGCCATGGAAAATCAGTCGCAAGACAAGAGCAAGCTTCTGTACGAAGAAATGGAGAACTCGAATAATTTCTACAGTTGTCCGATTGATGAAAACTGCAGAAGCAGGATTAATGTGCCCTTCAGGGTCGGGGGCCCCCAAGGCAACGAGGAACTAGAAGCGAAATTCTTGGAAGAGGCggaaaaacttaaaatgttccaaTTGAAAGGTCACCGATTGGTTGGTGGAATTAGAGCGTCGTTATACAACGCTGTGACGCGCGATGAAGTTGCGCTTTTAGTCAAATTTATGAAAGAGTTCAGAGCGCAGttcagttaa
- the SAK gene encoding serine/threonine-protein kinase PLK4: protein MNLEMGERIEDYEVYNLLGKGGFASVYHAKCLKTGLNVAIKMIDKKMMQAAGMVKRVEQEVSIHYRLKHPSILELYTFFEDANYVYLVLELCHNGELRQYIKTKALTESEVSSIMKQVVEGMKYLHTHNILHRDISLSNLLLTKDMQVKIADFGLATQLSRPDEKHTTMCGTPNFISPEVLSRTSHGLEADVWGLGCLLYNLLVGSPPFDTHGVKNTLNRIVSANFHLPSHLSPEAKDLINSLLQKNPKDRIKLDQILEHPFITRGQLLMSHLTHDSGIHTMSSRRDSAFSEGASNNIYNFKSNSHNMEQLSRKLHDVNLRSTYSDPPLFSNCGEIRSHCSCELPQNNAYPADPGGNRILKDNSNYKPIFSTTSNSSSKSDKSKTQRLLQLCSQRLLPKTHRTENSILHIMEDGEVVVELMKKKGSAKRNVVCDVLRISSDGAKITIYEPNGGKGVTPGAAPPPIPPQGGYEAYTIENLPEKHWKKYMHAYQFVALIKEKTPKVTCYNDKMKCVLMENLTDFEATFYEGGTVTKSSLKGITFQDSSGNKLLVKTSNECRSLTGTFEYMWSQSQEALKHCLLLEEMLSKLAGPNFPAIIGRRPCSGPGKENQTQTTMMPSFAVSMNSTAVGSFQSSSSLKEKKVSVPGVGTAVQLPNGEVQVRYGDGSQLSMDGKHQIKYQYSDGNTVTYSDNDNIPRPIREKLQHMPKILKQLMPSPTTHNFRL, encoded by the exons ATGAATCTCGAAATGGGTGAACGAATTGAG GACTACGAAGTTTACAATTTGTTAGGGAAAGGAGGTTTTGCCTCCGTATATCAcgcaaaatgtttaaaaaccgGATTAAATGTCGCTATAAAAATG ATCGACAAGAAAATGATGCAAGCGGCTGGGATGGTAAAACGTGTCGAACAGGAAGTATCAATTCATTACAGACTTAAACACCCTTCTATTTTGGAGTTGTATACGTTTTTTGAGGACGCTAATTATGTTTATCTCGTTTTGGAGTTATGTCACAATGGGGAGCTCAGGCAGTATATCAAAACTAAG gcATTAACTGAGAGTGAAGTAAGCAGTATTATGAAACAAGTGGTAGAAGGCATGAAATATCTCCACACCCACAATATTCTCCACAGAGACATTTCCTTATCAAACTTATTACTAACCAAAGACATGCAAGTC aaaattgcAGATTTTGGTTTGGCCACACAATTATCACGTCCTGATGAAAAACACACAACAATGTGTGGAACCCCAAATTTTATCTCACCCGAAGTTCTTTCACGGACTTCCCACGGCCTTGAAGCCGACGTTTGGGGCCTTGGTTGTCTCCTCTATAATTTATTAGTGGGCTCACCACCTTTTGACACTCACGGTGTTAAAAATACTCTAAATCGCATCGTTTCGGCCAATTTTCATTTACCCAGTCATTTGTCACCAGAAGCTAAGGACTTAATTAATTCACTTCTACAGAAAAATCCTAAAGATCGCATCAAGTTGGACCAGATTTTGGAGCACCCTTTTATAACAAGAGGACAGTTGTTGATGTCACATTTGACTCATGATAGTGGGATTCACACAATGTCTAGCCGACGTGATAGCGCTTTTAGCGAAGGTGCTAGTaataatatttacaattttaaaagcaACTCTCATAATATGGAACAACTGTCGCGGAAACTTCACGATGTTAATTTGAGGTCGACCTATTCGGACCCTCCACTGTTCTCAAATTGTGGCGAAATTCGGAGCCACTGCAGTTGCGAACTGCCTCAAAATAACGCATATCCCGCTGATCCTGGAGGGAACAGGATCCTCAAAGACAACTCGAACTACAAaccaattttttctacaactagTAACAGTTCGAGTAAAAGTGACAAGAGTAAAACCCAGCGATTGTTGCAACTGTGTTCGCAAAGACTACTTCCGAAAACGCACCGAACCGAAAATTCCATTTTACACATAATGGAAGACGGTGAAGTCGTCGTGGAACTGATGAAGAAAAAAGGAAGTGCGAAACGTAACGTCGTTTGTGATGTTTTACGCATATCTTCAGACGGGGCCAAAATCACTATTTACGAACCTAACGGCGGTAAAGGGGTCACCCCGGGGGCGGCTCCGCCCCCAATACCCCCACAAGGGGGCTACGAAGCATACACTATCGAAAATTTACCGGAAAAACACTGGAAGAAGTACATGCACGCGTACCAATTCGTGGCCCTTATTAAGGAAAAAACCCCAAAGGTTACGTGTTACAATGATAAGATGAAGTGCGTTCTGATGGAGAATTTGACCGATTTTGAGGCCACTTTTTACGAAGGTGGAACCGTGACGAAATCGTCTTTGAAAGGGATTACGTTTCAAGACTCGTCCGGTAACAAACTTTTGGTCAAAACAAGTAACGAATGCCGGAGTTTGACCGGAACTTTTGAGTATATGTGGTCGCAGTCGCAGGAGGCTTTGAAACACTGCCTCCTTTTGGAGGAGATGTTGTCAAAGTTGGCTGGGCCCAATTTTCCCGCTATTATAGGCAGGAGGCCGTGCTCGGGGCCAGGGAAGGAGAATCAGACCCAGACTACCATGATG ccCTCGTTTGCTGTTTCTATGAACAGTACGGCTGTAGGGTCGTTTCAGAGCAGTTCCTCTTTGAAGGAGAAGAAGGTGTCAGTGCCAGGGGTGGGCACGGCCGTGCAATTGCCCAATGGAGAAGTGCAAGTAAGGTATGGTGACGGATCCCAGTTGTCAATGGACGGTAAACACCAAATCAAATATCAGTATTCGGACGGGAATACCGTTACGTATAGTGATAATGATAATATCCCGCGTCCGATAAGGGAAAAGTTGCAACACatgccaaaaattttgaaacagttgATGCCCAGTCCGACTACTCATAATTTTCGGTTATAG
- the LOC100142616 gene encoding uncharacterized protein LOC100142616 yields the protein MRSCFFIFAFLQATFAYRYELSDDSRYVNFGNSDESRRSSRQLGFDWDNPSPDYDNNFNNRRVPNTFNWNSRQEQNPDTFIFEDDFENRNFVTTQRPSFQIPAFRRTTQRTPSSTIAIPGMGTPRTPCEDRCLSTPEYNPVCGDDNMTYFSMHRLNCARRCGKRVSMKHMGACTRIRQ from the exons ATGAGGTCTTGCTTTT TCATTTTTGCGTTCTTGCAAGCAACTTTTGCCTATCGTTATGAGCTTTCTGACGACTCAAGATACGTAAATTTCGGCAATTCGGATGAGTCTAGGCGGTCTAGTCGACAACTGGGCTTTGACTGGGACAACCCTTCACCAGATTAcgacaataattttaataatcgtCGAGTTCCAAACACTTTCAACTGGAATTCGAGACAGGAGCAAAACCCAGACACGTTTATCTTTGAAGACGATTTTGAAAATCGCAATTTTGTAACCACGCAAAGACCATCGTTCCAAATCCCAGCTTTTCGAAGGACGACACAAAGAACCCCTTCGTCAACCATCGCAATCCCCGGCATGGGAACCCCCCGGACGCCTTGCGAAGACCGCTGTTTGTCCACTCCTGAATACAACCCTGTGTGTGGCGACGATAACATGACTTATTTCAGCATGCATCGGTTGAATTGTGCCCGAAGATGTGGCAAAA GAGTGAGCATGAAGCATATGGGGGCTTGTACTAGAATTAGGCAATGA
- the LOC100141718 gene encoding endoglucanase A — protein MFVKLGFFVLAVLILHSSASPRVRRQGFSWGDEDGNFSGNELRPGPRPTTQAPRPRPTTQAPRPRPTTRTTQAGGGTTTTTPSPAYSACIRQCPTTPQYNPICGNNGVTYPNESHLSCANRCGLSVQRAFGGTCQPL, from the exons ATGTTTGTGAAACTAGGTTTCTTCGTTTTGG CGGTTTTGATTTTGCACTCGTCGGCATCGCCACGGGTTCGAAGACAGGGGTTTTCGTGGGGCGATGAGGACGGTAATTTCTCTGGTAACGAGTTGAGACCAGGACCAAGACCTACAACACAAGCACCGAGACCCAGACCCACAACGCAGGCACCGAGACCAAGACCGACAACCAGGACTACGCAAGCTGGGGGTGGCACCACGACGACGACGCCGTCGCCAGCGTACAGTGCGTGCATAAGGCAGTGCCCCACGACACCGCAATACAACCCGATTTGTGGAAATAATGGGGTTACTTATCCTAATGAGAGTCATCTCAGCTGCGCCAATCGCTGTGGCTTGA GCGTACAGAGGGCTTTCGGGGGCACCTGTCAGCCGCTTtaa
- the LOC663220 gene encoding uncharacterized protein LOC663220: MKFAVCFVVLVAVVASSFALPAKGSTKAALKKKPCLKDCGDVYKPVCAGDGSAKNNKSFGSECVLSNYNCETGNNLKIQSQGECPGGGGVRLS, translated from the exons ATGAAGTTTGCTGTTTGTTTTGTAGTGCTTG TCGCTGTGGTGGCCTCCAGCTTCGCCCTGCCGGCCAAAGGCTCCACCAAAGCGGCCCTGAAGAAGAAGCCCTGCCTCAAGGACTGCGGAGACGTCTACAAACCCGTCTGTGCCGGAGATGGCAGTGCGAAAAACAACAAATCTTTCGGAAGCGAATGTGTCTTATCGAACTACAACTGCGAGACCGGAaaca ATTTGAAGATTCAAAGTCAAGGCGAATGTCCAGGTGGTGGAGGAGTTCGTCTGTCGTAA
- the Hr4 gene encoding hormone receptor 4 isoform X1 — protein MSSLGIMTLTRAPCELDKMSLFQDLKLKRRKVDSRCSSDGESVADTSTSSPDLVSPSSPKMSEAVVSPPSPDSTPHHPPEPTLDSVSSRLEDSGVFDGGGVIRPLPRSQSPPLPAPAAGPRQPPRPHSSPHSPGMAPPEPRSVIISPLWKQRINGVKPELIGGSPARPPGAAPARQTPTVIMGEAGGVRTMIWSQPETPPHATTSWGSAPEESAAQMLLNLGQDRIRPVARNVPPQAPSTAHFAAAPLNMERLWAGDLRQLPLSQTPLNLSSPPPVYTSGAEKNVGESTSESQEAAEEEEQPMICMICEDKATGLHYGIITCEGCKGFFKRTVQNRRVYTCVADGNCEITKAQRNRCQYCRFKKCIEQGMVLQAVREDRMPGGRNSGAVYNLYKVKYKKHKKPACKQPPKAAEKNILSQQFKMEQPSSIPANLVNGTILKTALTNPSEVVRLRQRLDSAVSSSRDRNFSIEYSLSMIKTLIDCDEFQDIATLQNLDDLLDHNTDLSEKLCHIGDSIVYKLVQWTKRLPFYLELPVEVHTRLLTHKWHELLVLTTSAYQAIHKAGDQLTTIIKTDFNHEVETNLCTLQSCLTSMMGREITIEQLRQDVGLMIEKITHVTLMFRQIKLTMEEYVCLKVITMLNQAKPASSSGNSELESIHERYMTCLRVYTQHMYPQQTTRFQDLLGRLPEIQSAASLLLESKMFYVPFLLNSAIQR, from the exons ATGTCCTCGCTAG gaaTTATGACCCTTACGCGTGCCCCGTGTGAGCTCGACAAGATGAGCCTCTTCCAGGACCTGAAACTGAAGCGAAGAAAAGTGGATTCACGTTGCAGCAGTGACG GCGAATCTGTCGCCGATACTAGCACATCATCGCCAGATCTCGTCAGCCCTTCATCTCCTAAAATGTCCGAGGCGGTCGTGAGCCCCCCCAGCCCCGACTCCACCCCGCACCACCCCCCGGAGCCCACCCTGGACAGCGTCTCCAGCCGGCTGGAGGACTCCGGCGTGTTCGACGGCGGGGGCGTGATCCGCCCCCTGCCCCGCTCGCAAAGCCCCCCGCTGCCGGCGCCTGCCGCCGGCCCCCGCCAGCCCCCGCGGCCCCACAGCTCCCCGCACAGCCCCGGGATGGCGCCCCCCGAGCCCCGCTCGGTCATCATCAGCCCCCTGTGGAAGCAGCGCATCAACGGCGTCAAGCCCGAGCTCATCGGTGGCAGCCCTGCACGGCCCCCGGGCGCCGCCCCCGCCAGACAGACCCCCACCGTCATCATGGGGGAGGCCGGCGGCGTCCGAACCATGATCTGGTCGCAGCCCGAAACGCCGCCCCACGCCACCACGTCCTGGGGGTCCGCCCCCGAGGAGAGTGCCGCCCAAATGCTGCTCAACTTGGGACAGGACCGGATCCGGCCCGTTGCGAGGAATGTGCCCCCGCAGGCGCCCTCCACGGCACACTTTGCCGCCGCCCCGCTCAACATGGAGAGACTGTGGGCGGGGGACTTGAGGCAGCTTCCGTTGAGTCAAACACCGCTGAATTTGTCGTCGCCGCCCCCGGTTTACACTTCGGGGGCGGAGAAGAATGTCGGGGAATCGACGAGTGAATCGCAAGAAGCAGCTGAAGAAGAGGAACAACCGATGATTTGCATGATTTGCGAAGATAAAGCCACGGGATTGCATTATGGAATTATTACGTGTGAGGGGTGTAAAGGATTCTTCAAGAGGACGGTGCAGAATAGAAGAGTTTACACTTGTGTGGCGGATGGAAATTGCGAAATTACCAAAGCCCAGAGGAATCGATGTCAGTATTGCCGGTTCAAGAAATGTATCGAGCAGGGAATGGTTTTGCAAG CCGTGCGAGAGGACCGAATGCCTGGTGGAAGGAACAGCGGCGCCGTGTACAACCTATACAAAGTGAAAtacaaaaagcacaaaaagCCCGCGTGCAAGCAGCCTCCAAAAGCCGCCGAGAAGAACATTTTGAGCCAACAGTTCAAGATGGAGCAACCATCCAGTATTCCAGCGAACCTAGTCAACGGGACCATTTTGAAAACGGCGTTAACCAATCCGAGTGAAGTAGTTCGTTTAAGGCAGAGATTGGACAGTGCAGTTAGTAGTTCGAGGGACCGTAATTTCTCAATAGAATACTCTTTATCGATGATAAAAACACTTATAGACTGTGATGAATTTCAAGATATAGcaactttacaaaatttggaCGATTTATTAGATCATAATACGGACCTGAGTGAGAAACTTTGTCATATCGGTGATTCTATCGTTTATAAACTTGTGCAATGGACGAAACGACTTCCATTTTATTTAGAACTACCTGTTGAAGTTCATACTAGACTTTTAACGCATAAGTGGCATGAACTTCTCGTTCTTACGACATCGGCGTACCAGGCCATTCATAAAGCGGGTGACCAATTAACTACCATCATCAAGACCGACTTCAACCACGAG GTAGAGACAAATCTGTGTACATTACAGAGTTGTCTGACGTCGATGATGGGTCGAGAAATAACGATAGAACAGCTCCGGCAAGACGTTGGGCTAATGATCGAGAAAATAACCCATGTTACATTAATGTTTCGCCAGATAAAACTAACCATGGAAGAATACGTGTGCCTTAAAGTAATTACAATGTTAAATCAAG CTAAACCTGCCAGTAGTTCCGGTAATAGTGAATTGGAGAGCATTCATGAGCGATACATGACGTGCCTACGTGTTTACACACAACATATGTATCCTCAACAAACGACGCGATTTCAAGACTTACTAGGTAGATTACCAGAG ATACAATCTGCGGCATCTCTTCTTCTAGAAAGTAAAATGTTCTACGTTCCTTTTCTCCTAAATTCGGCGATTCAGAGGTAG
- the Hr4 gene encoding hormone receptor 4 isoform X2, whose translation MTLTRAPCELDKMSLFQDLKLKRRKVDSRCSSDGESVADTSTSSPDLVSPSSPKMSEAVVSPPSPDSTPHHPPEPTLDSVSSRLEDSGVFDGGGVIRPLPRSQSPPLPAPAAGPRQPPRPHSSPHSPGMAPPEPRSVIISPLWKQRINGVKPELIGGSPARPPGAAPARQTPTVIMGEAGGVRTMIWSQPETPPHATTSWGSAPEESAAQMLLNLGQDRIRPVARNVPPQAPSTAHFAAAPLNMERLWAGDLRQLPLSQTPLNLSSPPPVYTSGAEKNVGESTSESQEAAEEEEQPMICMICEDKATGLHYGIITCEGCKGFFKRTVQNRRVYTCVADGNCEITKAQRNRCQYCRFKKCIEQGMVLQAVREDRMPGGRNSGAVYNLYKVKYKKHKKPACKQPPKAAEKNILSQQFKMEQPSSIPANLVNGTILKTALTNPSEVVRLRQRLDSAVSSSRDRNFSIEYSLSMIKTLIDCDEFQDIATLQNLDDLLDHNTDLSEKLCHIGDSIVYKLVQWTKRLPFYLELPVEVHTRLLTHKWHELLVLTTSAYQAIHKAGDQLTTIIKTDFNHEVETNLCTLQSCLTSMMGREITIEQLRQDVGLMIEKITHVTLMFRQIKLTMEEYVCLKVITMLNQAKPASSSGNSELESIHERYMTCLRVYTQHMYPQQTTRFQDLLGRLPEIQSAASLLLESKMFYVPFLLNSAIQR comes from the exons ATGACCCTTACGCGTGCCCCGTGTGAGCTCGACAAGATGAGCCTCTTCCAGGACCTGAAACTGAAGCGAAGAAAAGTGGATTCACGTTGCAGCAGTGACG GCGAATCTGTCGCCGATACTAGCACATCATCGCCAGATCTCGTCAGCCCTTCATCTCCTAAAATGTCCGAGGCGGTCGTGAGCCCCCCCAGCCCCGACTCCACCCCGCACCACCCCCCGGAGCCCACCCTGGACAGCGTCTCCAGCCGGCTGGAGGACTCCGGCGTGTTCGACGGCGGGGGCGTGATCCGCCCCCTGCCCCGCTCGCAAAGCCCCCCGCTGCCGGCGCCTGCCGCCGGCCCCCGCCAGCCCCCGCGGCCCCACAGCTCCCCGCACAGCCCCGGGATGGCGCCCCCCGAGCCCCGCTCGGTCATCATCAGCCCCCTGTGGAAGCAGCGCATCAACGGCGTCAAGCCCGAGCTCATCGGTGGCAGCCCTGCACGGCCCCCGGGCGCCGCCCCCGCCAGACAGACCCCCACCGTCATCATGGGGGAGGCCGGCGGCGTCCGAACCATGATCTGGTCGCAGCCCGAAACGCCGCCCCACGCCACCACGTCCTGGGGGTCCGCCCCCGAGGAGAGTGCCGCCCAAATGCTGCTCAACTTGGGACAGGACCGGATCCGGCCCGTTGCGAGGAATGTGCCCCCGCAGGCGCCCTCCACGGCACACTTTGCCGCCGCCCCGCTCAACATGGAGAGACTGTGGGCGGGGGACTTGAGGCAGCTTCCGTTGAGTCAAACACCGCTGAATTTGTCGTCGCCGCCCCCGGTTTACACTTCGGGGGCGGAGAAGAATGTCGGGGAATCGACGAGTGAATCGCAAGAAGCAGCTGAAGAAGAGGAACAACCGATGATTTGCATGATTTGCGAAGATAAAGCCACGGGATTGCATTATGGAATTATTACGTGTGAGGGGTGTAAAGGATTCTTCAAGAGGACGGTGCAGAATAGAAGAGTTTACACTTGTGTGGCGGATGGAAATTGCGAAATTACCAAAGCCCAGAGGAATCGATGTCAGTATTGCCGGTTCAAGAAATGTATCGAGCAGGGAATGGTTTTGCAAG CCGTGCGAGAGGACCGAATGCCTGGTGGAAGGAACAGCGGCGCCGTGTACAACCTATACAAAGTGAAAtacaaaaagcacaaaaagCCCGCGTGCAAGCAGCCTCCAAAAGCCGCCGAGAAGAACATTTTGAGCCAACAGTTCAAGATGGAGCAACCATCCAGTATTCCAGCGAACCTAGTCAACGGGACCATTTTGAAAACGGCGTTAACCAATCCGAGTGAAGTAGTTCGTTTAAGGCAGAGATTGGACAGTGCAGTTAGTAGTTCGAGGGACCGTAATTTCTCAATAGAATACTCTTTATCGATGATAAAAACACTTATAGACTGTGATGAATTTCAAGATATAGcaactttacaaaatttggaCGATTTATTAGATCATAATACGGACCTGAGTGAGAAACTTTGTCATATCGGTGATTCTATCGTTTATAAACTTGTGCAATGGACGAAACGACTTCCATTTTATTTAGAACTACCTGTTGAAGTTCATACTAGACTTTTAACGCATAAGTGGCATGAACTTCTCGTTCTTACGACATCGGCGTACCAGGCCATTCATAAAGCGGGTGACCAATTAACTACCATCATCAAGACCGACTTCAACCACGAG GTAGAGACAAATCTGTGTACATTACAGAGTTGTCTGACGTCGATGATGGGTCGAGAAATAACGATAGAACAGCTCCGGCAAGACGTTGGGCTAATGATCGAGAAAATAACCCATGTTACATTAATGTTTCGCCAGATAAAACTAACCATGGAAGAATACGTGTGCCTTAAAGTAATTACAATGTTAAATCAAG CTAAACCTGCCAGTAGTTCCGGTAATAGTGAATTGGAGAGCATTCATGAGCGATACATGACGTGCCTACGTGTTTACACACAACATATGTATCCTCAACAAACGACGCGATTTCAAGACTTACTAGGTAGATTACCAGAG ATACAATCTGCGGCATCTCTTCTTCTAGAAAGTAAAATGTTCTACGTTCCTTTTCTCCTAAATTCGGCGATTCAGAGGTAG
- the Hr4 gene encoding hormone receptor 4 isoform X3: MSEAVVSPPSPDSTPHHPPEPTLDSVSSRLEDSGVFDGGGVIRPLPRSQSPPLPAPAAGPRQPPRPHSSPHSPGMAPPEPRSVIISPLWKQRINGVKPELIGGSPARPPGAAPARQTPTVIMGEAGGVRTMIWSQPETPPHATTSWGSAPEESAAQMLLNLGQDRIRPVARNVPPQAPSTAHFAAAPLNMERLWAGDLRQLPLSQTPLNLSSPPPVYTSGAEKNVGESTSESQEAAEEEEQPMICMICEDKATGLHYGIITCEGCKGFFKRTVQNRRVYTCVADGNCEITKAQRNRCQYCRFKKCIEQGMVLQAVREDRMPGGRNSGAVYNLYKVKYKKHKKPACKQPPKAAEKNILSQQFKMEQPSSIPANLVNGTILKTALTNPSEVVRLRQRLDSAVSSSRDRNFSIEYSLSMIKTLIDCDEFQDIATLQNLDDLLDHNTDLSEKLCHIGDSIVYKLVQWTKRLPFYLELPVEVHTRLLTHKWHELLVLTTSAYQAIHKAGDQLTTIIKTDFNHEVETNLCTLQSCLTSMMGREITIEQLRQDVGLMIEKITHVTLMFRQIKLTMEEYVCLKVITMLNQAKPASSSGNSELESIHERYMTCLRVYTQHMYPQQTTRFQDLLGRLPEIQSAASLLLESKMFYVPFLLNSAIQR, translated from the exons ATGTCCGAGGCGGTCGTGAGCCCCCCCAGCCCCGACTCCACCCCGCACCACCCCCCGGAGCCCACCCTGGACAGCGTCTCCAGCCGGCTGGAGGACTCCGGCGTGTTCGACGGCGGGGGCGTGATCCGCCCCCTGCCCCGCTCGCAAAGCCCCCCGCTGCCGGCGCCTGCCGCCGGCCCCCGCCAGCCCCCGCGGCCCCACAGCTCCCCGCACAGCCCCGGGATGGCGCCCCCCGAGCCCCGCTCGGTCATCATCAGCCCCCTGTGGAAGCAGCGCATCAACGGCGTCAAGCCCGAGCTCATCGGTGGCAGCCCTGCACGGCCCCCGGGCGCCGCCCCCGCCAGACAGACCCCCACCGTCATCATGGGGGAGGCCGGCGGCGTCCGAACCATGATCTGGTCGCAGCCCGAAACGCCGCCCCACGCCACCACGTCCTGGGGGTCCGCCCCCGAGGAGAGTGCCGCCCAAATGCTGCTCAACTTGGGACAGGACCGGATCCGGCCCGTTGCGAGGAATGTGCCCCCGCAGGCGCCCTCCACGGCACACTTTGCCGCCGCCCCGCTCAACATGGAGAGACTGTGGGCGGGGGACTTGAGGCAGCTTCCGTTGAGTCAAACACCGCTGAATTTGTCGTCGCCGCCCCCGGTTTACACTTCGGGGGCGGAGAAGAATGTCGGGGAATCGACGAGTGAATCGCAAGAAGCAGCTGAAGAAGAGGAACAACCGATGATTTGCATGATTTGCGAAGATAAAGCCACGGGATTGCATTATGGAATTATTACGTGTGAGGGGTGTAAAGGATTCTTCAAGAGGACGGTGCAGAATAGAAGAGTTTACACTTGTGTGGCGGATGGAAATTGCGAAATTACCAAAGCCCAGAGGAATCGATGTCAGTATTGCCGGTTCAAGAAATGTATCGAGCAGGGAATGGTTTTGCAAG CCGTGCGAGAGGACCGAATGCCTGGTGGAAGGAACAGCGGCGCCGTGTACAACCTATACAAAGTGAAAtacaaaaagcacaaaaagCCCGCGTGCAAGCAGCCTCCAAAAGCCGCCGAGAAGAACATTTTGAGCCAACAGTTCAAGATGGAGCAACCATCCAGTATTCCAGCGAACCTAGTCAACGGGACCATTTTGAAAACGGCGTTAACCAATCCGAGTGAAGTAGTTCGTTTAAGGCAGAGATTGGACAGTGCAGTTAGTAGTTCGAGGGACCGTAATTTCTCAATAGAATACTCTTTATCGATGATAAAAACACTTATAGACTGTGATGAATTTCAAGATATAGcaactttacaaaatttggaCGATTTATTAGATCATAATACGGACCTGAGTGAGAAACTTTGTCATATCGGTGATTCTATCGTTTATAAACTTGTGCAATGGACGAAACGACTTCCATTTTATTTAGAACTACCTGTTGAAGTTCATACTAGACTTTTAACGCATAAGTGGCATGAACTTCTCGTTCTTACGACATCGGCGTACCAGGCCATTCATAAAGCGGGTGACCAATTAACTACCATCATCAAGACCGACTTCAACCACGAG GTAGAGACAAATCTGTGTACATTACAGAGTTGTCTGACGTCGATGATGGGTCGAGAAATAACGATAGAACAGCTCCGGCAAGACGTTGGGCTAATGATCGAGAAAATAACCCATGTTACATTAATGTTTCGCCAGATAAAACTAACCATGGAAGAATACGTGTGCCTTAAAGTAATTACAATGTTAAATCAAG CTAAACCTGCCAGTAGTTCCGGTAATAGTGAATTGGAGAGCATTCATGAGCGATACATGACGTGCCTACGTGTTTACACACAACATATGTATCCTCAACAAACGACGCGATTTCAAGACTTACTAGGTAGATTACCAGAG ATACAATCTGCGGCATCTCTTCTTCTAGAAAGTAAAATGTTCTACGTTCCTTTTCTCCTAAATTCGGCGATTCAGAGGTAG